A single region of the Parasteatoda tepidariorum isolate YZ-2023 unplaced genomic scaffold, CAS_Ptep_4.0 HiC_scaffold_6367, whole genome shotgun sequence genome encodes:
- the LOC122273653 gene encoding uncharacterized protein, with product NEYPVITAAEIKMSGNDLTKTLHSLGIKLSDDVPTDHQLYKANEISVLLGNDVYWKIVTGKIERINEALDAVETRLGWCIQSSVMSFDLRSMTVSSNLCLDEELSNNIKSFWEIESLGIALVLDEKEDIKALSLFEQSIRKRDGRYEEEIIEKSENNTFNSKKTYYVPHRAVIREDHSTTKLCVVYDASTREKGHHSLNDCLLPGPNLVPDLLIVLLNFRKGEIAAIADIQKAFLQISIAPEDRDALRFLWISEDAKFPNTKFEIYRMTRVMFGATSSPFLLAATMRHHLKKFQNIYPMTTKLLNSCMYVDDLVYSTNSVEEASQVQEEATLIFKQASMNLVKWKSNSRILNNKIYGSEVQADGSEEVLEEVKVLGL from the exons CTAATGAGTATCCAGTGATTACTGCtgctgaaattaaaatgtctgGCAATGACTTAACTAAAACTTTGCATTCTTTGGGAATTAAACTTTCAGATGATGTGCCAACAGATCACCAACTGTataaagcaaatgaaatttcAGTGCTATTAGGAAATGATGTTTACTGGAAAATTGTTACTGGGAAAATCGAACGAATTAATGAAGCATTAGATGCTGTAGAGACTAGATTAGGATGGTGTATTCAAAGTTCCGTTATGAGTTTTGATTTACGATCAATGACTGTTAGttcaaatttatgtttagaTGAAGAGCtatctaataatattaaatctttCTGGGAAATAGAATCGTTAGGAATAGCACTGGTCTTAGATGAAAAAGAAGATATAAAAGCACTTTCTTTATTTGAACAATCTATTCGCAAAAGAGATGGCCGTTATGAA gaagaaataatagaaaaatcagaaaataatacCTTTAACTCAAAGAAAACTTATTATGTTCCTCATCGGGCTGTAATTAGAGAAGATCATTCCACAACAAAACTGTGTGTAGTCTATGATGCTTCAACTAGAGAAAAAGGTCATCATTCtttgaatgattgtttattGCCAGGACCTAACTTAGTTCCTGATTTACTGatagttttattgaattttcgtAAAGGTGAAATTGCTGCAATTGCCGACATTCAAAAggcttttttacaaatttcaattgcaCCAGAAGATCGTGATGCCTTAAGATTTTTATGGATTTCAGAAGACGCTAAGTTTCccaatacaaaatttgaaatttacagAATGACTCGTGTGATGTTTGGAGCAACATCAAGCCCCTTTTTACTAGCAGCAACTATGCGTCATCacttgaagaaatttcaaaacatctATCCCATGACAACTAAGCTGTTAAATTCTTGTATGTATGTTGATGATCTTGTGTATTCAACGAATTCTGTAGAGGAAGCATCGCAAGTACAGGAAGAAGCAACCCTAATATTTAAGCAGGCCTCCATGAACCTCGTGAAGTGGAAATCCAACTCAAGAATTTTGAACAACAAAATATATGGCTCAGAAGTTCAAGCTGATGGAAGCGAAGAAGTTCTTGAAGAAGTAAAAGTTCTTGGATTGTAG